In Flammeovirgaceae bacterium, a single window of DNA contains:
- a CDS encoding enoyl-CoA hydratase/isomerase family protein, with product MEFIKVTEQKEPGVALIELNRPKELNALNPQLMREMRDALLELDKNDNVKAIIVTGNEKAFAAGADIKQMADKSAIDMLLLDQFSTWDQIRKTKKPIIAAVSGFALGGGCELAMTCDMIIASETARFGQPEIKLGVIPGAGGTQRLTKAVGKAKAMELILTGRFITAEEAHFYGLVNKVVPVEMYLQEAFQLAREIAQMSPIAVQLGKEAINRSFETQLDEGLAFERKNFYMTFASEDQKEGMKAFVEKRAPVFKGK from the coding sequence ATGGAGTTTATTAAAGTCACCGAACAGAAAGAACCGGGCGTTGCGCTCATTGAATTGAACCGGCCAAAGGAATTAAATGCCTTGAACCCACAGCTGATGCGCGAAATGCGCGATGCGTTGTTGGAACTTGACAAAAACGACAATGTAAAGGCCATCATTGTTACCGGAAACGAAAAAGCTTTTGCGGCCGGGGCCGACATCAAGCAAATGGCCGATAAGAGTGCCATCGATATGTTGCTGTTGGACCAGTTCAGCACATGGGACCAAATCAGAAAAACCAAAAAACCGATTATAGCGGCCGTTTCAGGTTTTGCATTGGGGGGCGGGTGTGAACTGGCCATGACCTGCGACATGATCATCGCCTCTGAAACCGCCAGGTTTGGCCAGCCCGAGATAAAATTGGGCGTCATCCCCGGGGCAGGCGGCACCCAACGCCTGACGAAGGCCGTGGGCAAAGCCAAGGCCATGGAATTGATTTTGACCGGTAGGTTCATCACGGCAGAAGAGGCCCATTTTTACGGCCTTGTCAACAAAGTGGTCCCCGTGGAAATGTACCTACAGGAGGCGTTCCAACTCGCCAGGGAAATTGCCCAAATGTCCCCGATAGCGGTGCAATTGGGCAAAGAGGCCATCAACCGTTCTTTTGAAACACAACTGGACGAGGGGCTGGCCTTTGAGCGGAAAAATTTCTACATGACCTTTGCCTCCGAAGACCAAAAAGAGGGCATGAAGGCCTTTGTGGAAAAAAGGGCACCGGTTTTTAAAGGCAAATAA
- a CDS encoding low molecular weight phosphotyrosine protein phosphatase, with protein MKVLFVCLGNICRSPLAEGILKYKLDVLGLGEKAFVDSCGTSNYHIGDLPDARTRRNAEKNGVALDHRGRQLQKEDVARFDFILAMDRSNYDNILGLAQNASLAGKVMLLRKFDPLQGEEVPDPYYGGEEGFQEVFDILERSIDGFIDHVRSKGLL; from the coding sequence ATGAAGGTTTTGTTTGTTTGCCTAGGCAATATTTGCCGGTCCCCCCTGGCGGAAGGGATACTGAAGTACAAGCTGGACGTATTGGGCCTGGGCGAAAAAGCGTTTGTGGATTCGTGTGGCACGTCCAACTACCATATTGGCGATTTGCCCGATGCCAGGACCAGGCGGAACGCGGAAAAAAACGGTGTGGCGCTCGACCACCGGGGAAGGCAACTCCAAAAAGAGGATGTGGCCCGCTTTGATTTCATCCTGGCCATGGACCGGTCCAATTACGACAACATTCTTGGGCTTGCCCAAAATGCAAGCCTGGCCGGTAAAGTCATGTTGCTCAGGAAGTTTGACCCCCTGCAGGGCGAAGAAGTGCCCGACCCCTACTATGGTGGGGAAGAGGGCTTTCAGGAAGTTTTTGATATTCTTGAGCGGTCCATAGATGGGTTTATTGACCATGTACGGTCCAAAGGCCTGCTATGA
- a CDS encoding aspartate kinase, which produces MRVFKFGGASVKNAEAIKKAAAIIRSFPDQPLLVVVSAMGKTTNALERLTGLTGQAREKGLDEIMGYHMQAVEALFGHGHALMVELASVRAHLEGLLGHPPSNADEWYDQVVSQGEIMATRVVASYLQKTGLPALWVDARKYIITDDSFREAKVDWGLTGEQVQSLRPLLDKNIVVTQGFIGSAKNGPVTTLGREGSDYSAAIFASCLQAMSVTIWKDVPGVMNADPKRLPAAVTFEELPFKEAAEMTYYGATVIHPKTIKPLANHNIPLYVKNFDDIHLPGTKIHECKVNGLPPLIIFKDDQCLVSCQVTDYTFINESQLGIIFNALSAHRLKVNLIQSSAISFSFCLDFKEAKVMALIAELGKTFEVYYNTGLTLVTIKNYDTESFNKYKGLKNIVLEQTSRSTLQVLTRS; this is translated from the coding sequence ATGAGGGTATTCAAATTTGGGGGCGCTTCCGTAAAAAATGCGGAAGCCATTAAAAAAGCAGCGGCCATCATCAGGTCTTTCCCCGACCAGCCCCTGCTGGTGGTGGTGTCGGCCATGGGCAAAACCACCAATGCGCTGGAAAGGTTGACCGGCCTTACCGGGCAGGCCCGTGAAAAAGGCCTGGACGAAATCATGGGGTACCACATGCAGGCCGTTGAAGCCCTTTTTGGGCACGGCCACGCCCTAATGGTCGAATTGGCTTCGGTAAGGGCCCATCTTGAAGGGCTGCTAGGCCACCCGCCTTCGAATGCCGATGAATGGTATGACCAGGTCGTTTCCCAGGGCGAAATAATGGCCACACGCGTGGTGGCCTCCTACCTCCAAAAAACGGGGCTTCCCGCTTTGTGGGTGGATGCCAGGAAATATATTATTACGGACGATTCGTTTCGCGAAGCAAAAGTGGACTGGGGCCTCACCGGTGAGCAGGTGCAATCCCTTCGTCCATTGCTGGACAAAAATATCGTGGTCACACAGGGGTTTATCGGCTCGGCCAAAAATGGGCCTGTCACCACCCTGGGCAGGGAGGGCTCGGACTACAGTGCCGCCATCTTTGCCTCCTGCCTTCAGGCTATGTCCGTTACCATCTGGAAGGATGTACCCGGGGTGATGAACGCGGACCCCAAAAGGCTTCCCGCGGCCGTAACGTTCGAAGAACTGCCGTTTAAAGAAGCGGCTGAAATGACCTACTATGGCGCCACGGTCATCCATCCCAAAACCATCAAGCCGCTGGCCAACCACAACATCCCACTTTATGTAAAAAACTTTGACGACATCCACCTGCCCGGCACAAAAATCCATGAGTGCAAAGTAAACGGTCTCCCGCCCTTGATCATCTTCAAAGACGACCAATGCCTGGTCTCCTGCCAGGTTACCGATTATACGTTTATCAACGAATCGCAACTGGGCATCATATTCAATGCGCTCTCTGCCCACCGGTTAAAGGTAAACCTGATCCAAAGCTCCGCCATATCTTTCTCTTTTTGCCTTGACTTTAAAGAAGCGAAAGTAATGGCATTGATAGCCGAGCTGGGAAAAACCTTTGAAGTGTACTACAATACCGGGCTCACCCTGGTAACCATCAAAAACTACGACACGGAAAGTTTCAACAAATACAAAGGGCTGAAAAACATAGTGCTGGAACAAACCTCGAGGTCCACTTTGCAAGTGCTGACCCGATCATAG
- the fbp gene encoding class 1 fructose-bisphosphatase, producing the protein MEASRIAQSIGFTLDRFIKNNQDHFQYASGELSQLLRDIALASKVVNREVNKAGLIDIMGPLGSQNMAGDDQQKLDVLANIRFTRALKKGGEVCALVSEESESYEDLNNNGKYVIAIDPLDGSSNIDVNVSIGTIFSIYRRISKVGGPIQQADILQKGSQQVAAGYILYGSSTMMVYTTGHGVNGFTFEQSLGEFFLSHPDMQMPEDGKIYSINEGQANSFPDPVKKYVQDCKDKKMTARYIGSLVADFHRNLLKGGIYIYPSTAKDPNGKLRLMYECNALAYIAEQAGGRATDGNMRILDIVPTTLHQRTPFFVGSKKMVERAQSF; encoded by the coding sequence ATGGAAGCTTCCAGGATAGCACAGTCGATTGGGTTTACTTTGGACCGGTTTATTAAAAACAACCAGGACCATTTTCAATATGCCAGTGGGGAGCTTTCACAACTGCTGCGCGATATTGCCCTGGCCTCCAAGGTGGTGAACCGGGAGGTAAACAAGGCCGGGCTCATTGACATCATGGGGCCGCTGGGCTCTCAAAACATGGCCGGTGACGACCAGCAGAAACTCGATGTGCTGGCCAACATCCGTTTTACCAGGGCCCTCAAAAAAGGGGGGGAAGTATGCGCCCTGGTTTCGGAGGAATCAGAGTCTTATGAGGACCTCAACAACAATGGCAAATATGTCATAGCCATTGACCCATTGGACGGGTCGTCCAATATAGATGTAAACGTGTCCATAGGCACGATCTTTTCCATATACAGGCGCATAAGCAAAGTGGGCGGGCCTATCCAACAGGCGGATATTTTGCAAAAAGGGTCCCAGCAGGTGGCGGCAGGGTATATTTTGTACGGTTCATCCACGATGATGGTGTATACTACAGGCCATGGGGTAAACGGTTTTACCTTTGAGCAATCATTGGGAGAGTTTTTCCTTTCCCACCCGGATATGCAAATGCCGGAAGACGGGAAGATATACTCCATCAACGAAGGCCAGGCCAACTCTTTCCCTGATCCGGTGAAAAAGTACGTTCAGGATTGCAAGGACAAAAAAATGACAGCACGGTACATTGGGTCTTTGGTGGCCGACTTCCACCGGAACCTTTTAAAGGGGGGCATTTACATTTACCCCTCCACCGCCAAGGACCCCAACGGTAAGCTCCGGTTGATGTACGAGTGCAATGCCCTGGCGTATATTGCCGAGCAGGCCGGTGGCCGGGCCACCGATGGCAACATGAGGATATTGGACATTGTGCCCACCACCCTGCACCAGCGCACGCCTTTCTTTGTGGGATCAAAAAAAATGGTGGAGCGGGCCCAGTCGTTCTAA